In Tessaracoccus sp. MC1865, the DNA window ACGGGCTGGCCATCGTGCTGCGGAACACAGAGCTGCCGCTGCTGGCGGCGGGGGCCGTGGTGCTGGTCATCGGCATCTTCGTCGCCAATGTGCTGGGCGCCATCAGCCTGCGGGTCAGCGGCATCTCGTTCGCCATGGTGACGCTGGCGTTCGCGCAGGCCGGCAACGTGCTGGTGCGCCGCAACCCCGGTCGCCTCACCGGCGGCGAAGAGGGCCTGTCCATGGCCAGCGACAACGTGCCGGACTTCCTCATCGGCGTCATCAACACCCGCAACCTCTACTGGGTGGCGCTGGTCACCGTCGCCGTCGTCTACGTGATCGTCGCCTGGATCGAGAACTCCCGCCTGGGCCACAACGTCGCCGCGGTGCGCGAGAACGACACCCGGGTCCGCGTGCTGGGCGGCCGCCCGTACCTGGTCAAGCTCATCGCGTTCGCCGTCGGCGGCACGTTGGCCACGTTCACCGGCATGGTGTTCCTGCTGCTCCAATCCGGCGCCTCCGCGACGGCGGTGTCCACCGAGTTCACCATCTCGCTGCTCACCATGGTGGTCCTCGGCGGCGTGGGCTCGCGGTGGGGAGCCGTCGTCGGTGCCATCATCTACACGCTGCTGAACCAGCGCCTCAACGCGCTGGCCAGCTCGCCGGCGATCGC includes these proteins:
- a CDS encoding branched-chain amino acid ABC transporter permease — translated: MKRLLPREGRGYLIALVVVVALFVAPLLAIPGLGILPGPTYSAGSMHLMAFTMLMVAVVLSYHLIFGVAGLLSFGHALYFGVGVYGLAIVLRNTELPLLAAGAVVLVIGIFVANVLGAISLRVSGISFAMVTLAFAQAGNVLVRRNPGRLTGGEEGLSMASDNVPDFLIGVINTRNLYWVALVTVAVVYVIVAWIENSRLGHNVAAVRENDTRVRVLGGRPYLVKLIAFAVGGTLATFTGMVFLLLQSGASATAVSTEFTISLLTMVVLGGVGSRWGAVVGAIIYTLLNQRLNALASSPAIADLPAILRIPLSEPMFILGTLFILIVLFLPGGVSGTLNRLAGRRRGNDPREALEDIA